GAGGACATTCCGGCCGCAGTGGCGAAGGTCAGGCAGCTAACGGGCGCAGCGCAGATTCAGGTGGTGGCGCACTGCTTCGGCGCCGTGGCTTTCTCGATGTCCCTGCTGTCGGGACTCACTGGCGTGCGCTCGGCGCTGCTGTCGCAGGTGTCCGCGCATCCGATTCCCGGCGCAATGCAACGCATCAAGGCGGGCCTGCATATGCCGGAGATTCTCGAGCATCTCGGCGTACGCGATCTCACGGTCCTGACACGCGCCGGCAACTGGCCGGACAATCTGCTCGACGAGGCGCTGCGGGTGTATCCGGTCGGGCACGATGAAGGCTGCGGCAACGCGCTGTGTCATCGCGCGACCTTCCTCTACGGTCTGGTCTACGAGCATGCGCAGCTCGGCGAACAACTGCATGCCAATCTGCAGGAATTGTTCGGCGTGCACAACGTCGAGCTATTCGTTCAACTCGCGGCGATGGTGCGCGCGGGACACGTGGTGGACGCGGACGGCATGGACGTCTATCTGCGCAACCTCGAGGGCATGAACTTGCCCATATGTTTCATTCACGGCACCGAGAACCGCTGCTACCTGCCGATCAGCACGGCGAAGACCTATGACTTGCTGGTGAGTCGCTTCGGCGCACAGCAATACGAGCGGCATCTGATCCCGGGCTATGGGCATCTCGACTGCATCTTCGGCAAGAATGCGGCGGTGGATGTTTTTCCGCTGATCGTGCGGTATCTGGATGCGCAATGAAGCGTGTGCCGTCAGGTTGAGTCGTTCGTGGATGAGGCGGAGGGATTGCAGACCGCGCGGGCAAATTGTTTTATGATCCGAACCATTCGGCGCACCGGGGCGCGCAAGTGCGGATGTATCTAATCCGCATCAATCCAATACACCAATAAAGCCACGCCAATCACCCAATGGAACAATTGACCTTCGGTACCTGCGTCAGGAATAGCTGGATCAGCACGTGGCAAGCGATCGTTCAGATGCCGGGATGGTTCCTCGGGGTGTTTGCCGTGATTGCCTGTCTGACGCTGCTTTCCGGTTCCTTTCAGTACGTTCCGTCCGGCGGCGCCGAACTCGACGCCGCGGCAAGAGCCAGTCATGCGCTCGGCAGCATGGTTTTCTCGATCCTGCAACTCGTCATCTACTGCTGCCTGACCATCAAGGTCCACCGTTTCGTGCTGCTCGGCGAAGGCACCCAGCCTCTGCTGCCATTGGGCGGCAAACCCCTTGGGCGCTTTGCGTTGATCTCGGTGGGTCTGACGCTGGGTATCGTCGTGCTCTCCATCGCGCTGGTCCTGCTGGTACGCGAAATACGTTCGGGCGGTATCGTGCTGGTCGGCGCCGTCGTCATGCTGGCGTACATGTTCGCGATGGTCCGCCTCAGTCTGCTCTATCCCGCCGTCTCGCTCGGTGGCGCGCTGACGCTGCGCGCGGCGTGGAAGGACAGCCGGGGGCATTTCTGGAGCATCTTCGGCGTCGTATTCGTTTCGTATTTGCCGCTGCTGATCGTCTGGATCATCCTGCTCGAGGTACTCGGCCCGAGGATGCTGCTGACCAGTTTGCAGGGCGCGTCCACCGTGTTTGCGATCGGGCTGGCGTTCGTCAATACCGGGTTTATCGTACTCGCGGCCTCGGCGCTGTCGTGGCTTTATCGGCGCTATGCGAATGAGTTGCTGGAGCATGCCGCGTATTGAGACGCTGTCGGGCGGGACAGCGTTCCGCCCGCGCTGCGGACGCTGGGCGCCCCGTTTGGCCCAGTCGCCCTCATAACACTTTCCCCGGATTCAAAATCCCACGCGGATCCAGCGCGTGCTTGATCGCCGCCATCGCGGCCAGTTCCTCACGCGAGCGCGAGACCGGCAAGAACTCGCGCTTCAGCGAGCCGATCCCATGCTCCGCCGACACCGACCCATGCAACGGCCCAAGCATGTCATAAACAAACGCATACACCGCATGATGTGCAACCCCAGGCACCGAATGCCCATCCACGGTGAGATGCAAGTTAGAGTCGCCAATGTGCCCGAAGAAGTACGACCGATTCCCCGGCCACTGACGATCCAGCGCCGCACGGCAGCGATCGACAAAAACACCGATCTCGCCGATCGGCAGACTGATGTCGAAGTTGATCGGATCCATCTTCACCGGAAACTCCGCCGTGCATTCCCGCACTGCCCATAAGGCGCGCGCGTCGGCCATCGATTGCGCAATCACGGCATCGCGAATGGCATGCGCGTCCAGTGCCTCATTCAGCGCCGCGGCAAAGCGCTCGCCATCATCGGCCGCATCGAAGCTCGCATGTTCAATCAGCGCATACAGCGGATGCGCTTCGCCAAACGGCGAGCGCATACTGGTCAAGGCAACGCCGAAATCGTAGAAGTCCGGCCACATGATTTCGAACGCACCGATGTCGTTGCCAAACCGCGTCGACAAGCGCCGCAGCAGCCTCACCGCCGCATCGTAATCATCCAGCGCGACCAGCACCGTATGCCGCGCCGCGCGCCGCGGATGCAGGCGCAATACCGCGCGGGTAATCACGCCGAGCGTGCCCTCCGACCCGATGAACCAGTGCTTCAGGTCATAGCCGGTATTGTTCTTCACCATCTTGCCGAGCGAACTCAGGACTGCGCCGCTCGCCAGCACCACCTCCAGCCCGAGCACCTGATCGCGTGCGGTGCCGGACTGGATCACACGATTGCCGCCCGCATTGGTGGCGAGATTGCCGCCAATCTGGCACGACCCGCGCGCACCGAGGTCGAGCGCAAGTTCGAAACCCGCTTGCGTTGCCGCCTCCTGCGCCGCCTGCAAGGTGGTGCCCGCCCGCACGGTCATGGTTGCCGAAGCCGGATCGATTTCTTCGATGCCCGCGAGCCGCTCGAGCGACAACGCGATATCCACGGCGCGCGGAATCGCACCGCCGGCGAGGCCCGTCATGCCTCCCTGCGGCACTACCGTTTGATGCGCCGCGTGGCAAATCGCCAGCGCCTGCGCCACCTGTTCTGTCGTACGCGGCAACAGCAACGCCGCAGCACGCGTCGGCTCGTGACGCGTCCAGTCGGTCATCGAGCGTTCGCCGATCTGCGCGCCGACGCGTACCGCGTCATCCCCCAACGCCTCGCGCAGCGAGGCGAGCGTGGTGGAAAGCGCGGCGCTGTCCTCATTCGTCATGCTGTCGTCCCCTGTGTGGCCTGCTTCTTTCGATAACCCATCGAGTCGTTGATGCGCCCGAGAATATAGTCGCCTGCCGCAACCGGTTGATATTTGAGGTCGGCTTCGCTGGTGCCGAGCTCGCGCGGATCGACCGAGGCGCCGTAAGTCGGATCGTAAAACGTGGCGATCGAATAGCGCTCGCGTCCGGACGCGTTGATCACACGATGCAGCGTCGAGCGAAAGCGGTCGTTGGTCCAGCGCGCGAGCAGATCGCCGACGTTGACGACGAAGCTGCCTGGAATGGGCGGCGCATCGACCCAGGTATTGTTGGCAATCTCGCGCACCTGCAAGCCGCCTACCTGGTCCTGCCACAGCAAGGTGATGCAACCGTAGTCGGTATGCGGCGCCACGCCGAACTGGTCGGCATCCGATTGCGGCGGCTGCGGCGGGTAGTACACCATCTGCGTGCGCTGCATGCGCTTGGTATAGCGCGGCGCAAAAAACTGCTCGTCGACGCCGAGGCTCACCGCCACCGCGCGCAACAGGCCGGCGCCGCACTGCGCCACCGCTTCGTAATAGCCGTAGAGCGCCGGGCGCAACTCGGGCATGAAGTCAGGCCAGTTGTTCGGCCCGCGCAGCGCCTGGCCTGCGAGCACATCGGGATCGTCTTCCGGCAACTCCAGCCCGATGCTAAAAAACTCCTTGTAGTCCGGGCGTTTGGCCTGATACATCGTCGCATCGCCGAGCGCGTTGAAGCCGCGATGCCGCTGATTCACCGCGGCACGGCGTTTGGTTTCCACCGGAAACGCGAAGAACGTGCGCGCCGCGTGTTCGGCCGCATCGATGGCCGACTGCGGCACACCGTGATTGACGATGTAGAAAAACCCGATCGTCGTGCACGCGTCGTGAATCTCACGACCGACACGCTGCATGGCGCCGGGCTCGCCGGCGCGCACGCCGGCAAGGTCGATGATCGGAATGCGGGTGACAGGCGGCATCGCAAAGCTCCCGAAAGACGAGGCGGATCTGAATGGCCTTTGAGCCGCCGAATAAGCTGACAAATCAAGCTGACCAAGCTGACCAAGCTGACCAACAAGCGCGTCGTCGATACTTCGAACCCCTTGCCAATCGACGCCGTCGCCCACGTTGTCCCAGTTGTATATACCGCCAAAAGCGCCTTCGCAAGCAGCGTCTTCACTTTGCTGCAAGCGTCGTACGTGCCTCTTCGCAGCGCACAACAGGATTATTTATTTCGCGCGAAAACTGCGGTATATACTGCCCCGCATACCGCGCGCCGCCACACCGCATCTGGCGCGACACCGCTTTGCCAACCGGAGATTCTCATGAGCATCCTTGCAGGCTGGAAGTGTCGTTTCATGGTGTTAGCGTTGTGCGCCGCGAGTGCCGCCGCGCACGCGGATCAACTGGCCAAGGTCAAGGCGGCGGGCGAACTCGTCGTCGGTACGGAAATGCAGTTCGCGCCTTTCGACTTCCTCGAGAACGGTCAGCAAGCCGGTTTCAACAAGGACCTGTTTGCCGAGGTCGGCAAGGAACTAGGCGTGAAGGTCCGCTTTATCGACCTGCCCTGGCCCAGCGTGCTGCCCGGTCTCGAAGCCGGCAAGTTCGACATGGTCGGCGGTCCGCTGACGGTGACGAAGGCGCGCATGGAACGCTACGCGTACACGCTGCCGATCGCGGACGCCACCGACGCGCTGCTCAAACGCGCAAGCGATACGTCGCTCAAGCAATCCTCGGATATCTCCGGCAAGACGGTCGGTGCGGGCAAGGGATCGGCACAGCTCGACCAGTTGAAGACCTACATCGCGACGCTGCCGAAGCCGCCTGAAGTCCGCGAATATGTCGACAACAATCAGGCCTACGCCGACCTCGCCGCCGGCCGGATTGCCGCCGTCGCCAACTCGATGACGAACATCGCCTAT
Above is a genomic segment from Paraburkholderia phenazinium containing:
- a CDS encoding FAD-binding oxidoreductase, whose protein sequence is MTNEDSAALSTTLASLREALGDDAVRVGAQIGERSMTDWTRHEPTRAAALLLPRTTEQVAQALAICHAAHQTVVPQGGMTGLAGGAIPRAVDIALSLERLAGIEEIDPASATMTVRAGTTLQAAQEAATQAGFELALDLGARGSCQIGGNLATNAGGNRVIQSGTARDQVLGLEVVLASGAVLSSLGKMVKNNTGYDLKHWFIGSEGTLGVITRAVLRLHPRRAARHTVLVALDDYDAAVRLLRRLSTRFGNDIGAFEIMWPDFYDFGVALTSMRSPFGEAHPLYALIEHASFDAADDGERFAAALNEALDAHAIRDAVIAQSMADARALWAVRECTAEFPVKMDPINFDISLPIGEIGVFVDRCRAALDRQWPGNRSYFFGHIGDSNLHLTVDGHSVPGVAHHAVYAFVYDMLGPLHGSVSAEHGIGSLKREFLPVSRSREELAAMAAIKHALDPRGILNPGKVL
- a CDS encoding isopenicillin N synthase family dioxygenase encodes the protein MPPVTRIPIIDLAGVRAGEPGAMQRVGREIHDACTTIGFFYIVNHGVPQSAIDAAEHAARTFFAFPVETKRRAAVNQRHRGFNALGDATMYQAKRPDYKEFFSIGLELPEDDPDVLAGQALRGPNNWPDFMPELRPALYGYYEAVAQCGAGLLRAVAVSLGVDEQFFAPRYTKRMQRTQMVYYPPQPPQSDADQFGVAPHTDYGCITLLWQDQVGGLQVREIANNTWVDAPPIPGSFVVNVGDLLARWTNDRFRSTLHRVINASGRERYSIATFYDPTYGASVDPRELGTSEADLKYQPVAAGDYILGRINDSMGYRKKQATQGTTA
- a CDS encoding transporter substrate-binding domain-containing protein yields the protein MSILAGWKCRFMVLALCAASAAAHADQLAKVKAAGELVVGTEMQFAPFDFLENGQQAGFNKDLFAEVGKELGVKVRFIDLPWPSVLPGLEAGKFDMVGGPLTVTKARMERYAYTLPIADATDALLKRASDTSLKQSSDISGKTVGAGKGSAQLDQLKTYIATLPKPPEVREYVDNNQAYADLAAGRIAAVANSMTNIAYVAKQRPETFAVVQPPFGAKVYFAYCMRKDPDSKSLDDAFNAALVKMHDDGRLAALQKKWFGVAMDSPITMPTPNY